From Herbaspirillum sp. WKF16:
CCCGCAAGACCTCGACCTGATGGAAATCAACGAAGCCTTCGCGGCCCAGGCCATCGCGGTCAACAAGCAGATGGGCTGGGACACCAGCAAGATCAACGTCAACGGCGGCGCGATCGCGCTGGGCCACCCGATCGGCGCCTCCGGCTGCCGTGTGCTGGTGACCCTGCTGCACGAAATGGTCCGCCGCGACGCCAAGCGCGGCCTGGCCAGCCTGTGTATCGGCGGCGGCATGGGCGTGGCGCTGGCGGTGGAGCGCTGATCGCCTGTTGCGCCATGATGCAATGAAGAACGCCGGCGTTTGCCGGCGTTTTTTCTTGGCTGTAAAAATTCTGCCATCCCGGCAGAAACCTCGGTCATCCCGGCGCAGGCCGGGATCCCGTGTCGTTAGTGGCGCCCGTCCCGCCGACGAGCGCAGCACGCATCACGCCGCGAATCCGTACAATCAATTCTTCACCAACAGCAGCAGAACCACCATGGACACCACCCGCATCGACAAATGGTGCTGGGCCGCGCGCTTCTTCAAGACGCGCTCGCTGGCCACCGACGCGATCGACCGCGGCCGCGTCAAGCTCAACGGCGACGCCACCAAGCCCTCGCACAACGTGCGGGTCGGCGATCGCCTCAAGATCGACAACGGCGCCACCGAATGGGAAGTGCTGGTGACCGGCATCGCCGACAAGCGCGGCTCGGCGGCCATCGCCGCCACGCTCTACAGCGAGACCGAGGACAGCGTGCGCCGGCGCGACGCCGAGGCCGAGCGTCATCGCCTGTTCCGCGAGCCATCGTCCGAGATCAAGGGCCGCCCGACCAAGCGCGACCGCCGCCTGCTCGACCGCTCCTCTTCCTGAGCGCTGCAGCGCCCCGGCGCCTCGTTGTAAGATGGCGGGAGATTTCCCCGGCCCGTCTTTTCCCCTTCGAAGGTGCAGATGTCCCAGGCAGTCCTGTTCCAGCCGCCGATCCGCAAGGAATGCCCGCCAGGCGCGTGCGCCTGCGAGCGCGAACAGCTGTTGGACCGGCTCGGCTCCGACGCTGCGCGTATCCTGTTGCTCACGCGCGAGGAAGAGAAGCGCCTGATCGAGCGCATCGGCCGCATCGCATCGTATGAAGAACTGCTGCACGTGGGCAGGCTGCTGCAGAAGAACCTCGGCATCGTGCTGCAGATCAGCCCCTCCGCGGTCGAGGTGCGCACCGTGCGCGGCCTGCAGATCCGGCTGGCCGACCAGCCCGGCCTGTGCAAGAAGACCCGGGAGACCATCCCGGCGGCGATCCGCAAGTGCCTGGAAAACCATCCCGCCATCGTCTACGCCATCCTCGACGCCCACGACCTGCTGGGCCCTGCCGCCGCTCCCGCGACATCGGCGCCGGCCGCGCCGCCGCCCGTGAATTCCACCCTGCCGCTTGCCTGAGGGCAAGCTTCGCACCCTTGCGCCGTCCGCCGATTTTTTGTTTGACTTTTGCGGCGCGATGAATAATAGT
This genomic window contains:
- a CDS encoding RNA-binding S4 domain-containing protein, with the protein product MDTTRIDKWCWAARFFKTRSLATDAIDRGRVKLNGDATKPSHNVRVGDRLKIDNGATEWEVLVTGIADKRGSAAIAATLYSETEDSVRRRDAEAERHRLFREPSSEIKGRPTKRDRRLLDRSSS